One window from the genome of Choloepus didactylus isolate mChoDid1 chromosome 2, mChoDid1.pri, whole genome shotgun sequence encodes:
- the LOC119526337 gene encoding ADP-ribosylation factor-like protein 5B, translated as MGLLFAKLWSLFCNQEHKVIIVGLDNAGKTTILYQFLMKEVVHTSPTIGSNVEEIVVKNTHFLMWDIGGQESLRASWNTYYSNTEFIILVVDSIDRERLAITKEELYRMLAHEDLRKAAVLIFANKQDMKGCMTAAEISKYLTLSSIKDHPWHIQSCCALTGEGLCQGLEWMSSRIGVR; from the coding sequence ATGGGGCTCCTCTTCGCGAAGCTGTGGAGCCTCTTCTGTAACCAAGAACACAAAGTAATCATAGTGGGACTGGATAACGCAGGGAAAACCACCATTCTTTATCAGTTCCTGATGAAAGAAGTGGTTCACACCTCTCCCACCATAGGAAGCAATGTGGAGGAGATCGTGGTGAAGAACACACATTTCCTCATGTGGGACATCGGGGGCCAGGAGTCCCTGCGTGCCTCGTGGAACACCTACTACTCCAACACGGAGTTCATCATTCTTGTTGTTGACAGCATTGACCGGGAACGACTAGCTATTACAAAAGAAGAATTATACAGAATGCTGGCTCATGAGGATTTACGGAAGGCTGCAGTCCTTATCTTTGCAAATAAACAGGATATGAAAGGCTGTATGACAGCAGCTGAGATCTCTAAATACCTCACCCTTAGCTCCATCAAGGACCACCCCTGGCACATCCAGTCCTGCTGCGCCCTGACGGGAGAAGGGTTATGCCAAGGTCTTGAGTGGATGAGCTCCCGGATTGGTGTGAGATAA